One Mycolicibacterium goodii genomic region harbors:
- a CDS encoding nuclear transport factor 2 family protein yields the protein MTLWRSTVVVFALVASLAMSLGLAPIPIPAADAQPYDAQEARNLATVQAGFDAWRNGNGSPYDALADDATWEITGTSLAARTYTSKEDFLANVIRPFNARMSGRLIPTIRNIYADGDTVIVFFDAEGTARDGIPYRNTYSWFLQLRDDKIVRAAAFFDSITFDDFWRRVAPAPTP from the coding sequence ATGACGTTGTGGAGATCGACAGTAGTGGTGTTCGCCCTCGTCGCGAGCCTGGCCATGTCCCTGGGCCTGGCGCCGATCCCCATCCCGGCCGCCGATGCGCAACCGTACGACGCGCAGGAAGCCCGCAACCTCGCCACAGTGCAGGCGGGCTTCGACGCGTGGCGTAACGGGAACGGATCCCCGTACGACGCACTGGCTGACGACGCCACGTGGGAGATCACCGGCACGTCCCTCGCGGCACGCACCTACACCAGCAAGGAAGACTTTCTGGCAAATGTGATCAGGCCGTTCAACGCACGCATGTCCGGGCGCCTGATCCCGACGATCCGCAACATCTATGCCGACGGAGACACCGTGATCGTGTTCTTCGACGCCGAAGGCACAGCCCGCGACGGTATTCCGTACCGGAACACCTACTCGTGGTTCCTGCAGTTGCGCGACGACAAGATCGTCCGCGCAGCGGCTTTCTTCGACAGCATCACCTTCGATGATTTCTGGCGGCGCGTCGCACCGGCGCCCACGCCATAA
- a CDS encoding NAD(P)-dependent alcohol dehydrogenase has protein sequence MKMRAARMHGYKQPLRLEEIPVPEVGPEEVLVKVGGAGMCRTDFQLIDGYFDRGQDMGFPFTPGHEIAGRVDSIGKQVPASAGLSEGDQVVVYGGWGDGTCRQCQGGNEQICTQGHWVGFGGHGGYQEYVPVHHRYLIRVPGGDGLTPETLAPLTDAGLTPYRGLKKLRAAGVLGPGRTVAVTGIGGLGSYGAQYAKLLGGGATVVAFARSDEKLKVALDNGADHAINVRDKDAEEVRAELENLTGRGELDAVIECAGSVESIQLAFELLATEGAVASVGLIGNRIDIPLFPLVAREFSYFGSFWGNYNDLTEVLALAASGQIKHTVTPVRFDDINDTIDALARGDVLGRAVIVYD, from the coding sequence ATGAAGATGCGTGCTGCCCGCATGCACGGGTACAAGCAACCGTTGCGGCTCGAAGAGATCCCCGTACCGGAGGTCGGTCCGGAGGAGGTACTGGTGAAGGTGGGCGGTGCAGGTATGTGCCGCACCGACTTTCAGCTCATCGACGGCTACTTCGACCGTGGTCAGGACATGGGGTTCCCCTTCACGCCCGGTCACGAGATCGCGGGTCGGGTGGACTCCATCGGAAAGCAGGTTCCGGCGTCTGCAGGACTGTCCGAGGGGGACCAGGTCGTCGTCTACGGCGGCTGGGGGGACGGCACCTGCCGCCAGTGTCAGGGCGGCAACGAACAGATCTGCACGCAAGGGCACTGGGTCGGCTTCGGCGGGCACGGCGGCTATCAGGAATACGTACCCGTGCATCATCGCTACCTGATCCGCGTTCCCGGAGGCGACGGGCTGACTCCTGAGACGCTGGCACCCCTGACCGACGCCGGCCTGACCCCGTATCGAGGGCTGAAGAAGCTGCGCGCGGCCGGAGTTCTCGGGCCGGGTCGCACCGTCGCGGTGACCGGCATCGGCGGGCTGGGAAGCTATGGCGCCCAATACGCCAAGTTGCTGGGCGGCGGCGCGACTGTCGTCGCATTCGCCCGCAGCGATGAGAAACTCAAGGTGGCACTCGACAACGGCGCCGACCACGCGATCAACGTTCGCGACAAAGACGCCGAGGAGGTCCGCGCTGAGTTGGAAAACCTGACCGGCAGAGGAGAACTCGACGCCGTCATCGAATGCGCCGGTTCGGTCGAGTCCATTCAGCTGGCCTTCGAACTGCTGGCCACGGAAGGGGCGGTGGCCTCCGTGGGACTGATCGGCAACCGTATCGACATACCGCTGTTCCCCTTGGTGGCACGCGAATTCAGTTACTTCGGCTCCTTCTGGGGAAACTACAACGACCTCACCGAAGTGCTGGCCCTGGCCGCATCCGGGCAGATCAAGCACACGGTCACCCCGGTGCGTTTCGACGACATCAACGACACCATCGACGCTCTCGCCCGCGGCGACGTGCTGGGTCGCGCGGTCATCGTCTACGACTGA
- a CDS encoding oxidoreductase codes for MATWFITGASRGFGALIAETALAAGHNVVATARDAAAARAALPGGERLLTAALDVGDADQAHAAVSKALETFGGIDVLVNNAGRGILGAVEEVSDSEARAVFETNVFGVLNVTRAVLPGMRERRTGHILNFSSVGGFAGSVGWGVYNGTKFAVEGISEALALELAPLGIQVTIVEPGYFRTDFLDGSSLHFAANALADYTETAGQMRDRAQTVSHQQPGDPRAGARVIVDIGGRPDAPLRLPLGADAVERIEAKLKSVAVNLDQVRGQATSTSYAG; via the coding sequence ATGGCCACATGGTTCATCACCGGTGCGTCCCGCGGATTCGGGGCACTCATCGCCGAAACGGCGCTGGCCGCCGGTCACAACGTGGTGGCGACCGCGCGAGACGCCGCAGCTGCGCGCGCCGCCCTACCAGGCGGCGAGCGCCTGCTCACCGCGGCGCTGGATGTGGGAGACGCAGATCAGGCCCACGCCGCGGTGTCGAAGGCGCTCGAAACCTTCGGCGGCATCGATGTGTTGGTGAACAACGCGGGAAGGGGCATCCTCGGCGCGGTCGAGGAGGTGTCGGACTCCGAGGCCCGAGCGGTGTTCGAAACCAACGTCTTCGGCGTGCTGAACGTCACCCGCGCTGTGCTACCCGGGATGCGGGAGCGGCGCACCGGCCACATCCTCAATTTCAGTTCGGTCGGTGGGTTCGCGGGCAGTGTCGGCTGGGGTGTGTACAACGGCACCAAATTCGCCGTCGAAGGTATCTCGGAAGCCCTGGCCCTCGAACTCGCTCCGCTGGGCATCCAGGTCACCATCGTCGAACCGGGATACTTCCGGACCGACTTCCTGGACGGTTCCAGCCTGCACTTCGCCGCCAACGCGTTGGCGGATTACACCGAGACCGCAGGGCAGATGCGTGATCGTGCGCAGACCGTCAGCCACCAGCAACCCGGCGACCCCCGCGCGGGCGCCCGGGTGATCGTCGACATCGGAGGACGACCGGACGCACCGCTGCGGTTGCCGTTGGGGGCGGACGCGGTGGAGAGGATCGAGGCCAAGCTGAAATCGGTTGCGGTGAACCTCGATCAGGTTCGCGGGCAGGCGACTTCGACCAGCTATGCCGGCTGA
- a CDS encoding acyl-CoA dehydrogenase family protein — translation MLDRDEALSDSPRNWAELGAGDALVDNAPEYAIQGIAGGGHVNGRNFVVDGGASVVFSGVTEALGSRQRCTEGERHGDGSGMTTTETTAVTRDELVDRARALQPLLAHHAGDSDINRRLPDEVIDALTQACLFRLMTPRRFGGYAVSSRTVVEVSEALAMADASAGWVVGLNANVAWAAAHGTEQMQQEIFGANPDVKLAGSGQPVPARLVDGGVQFSGRWAYASGSPHADWAGVGVAVDKADGEPPEMMFAFVPRSEMRLEDTWHTVGMRGSGSNTWAGEDIFVPEHRLMPVGGVVEPSPLEEEPVYRLPVGTVGTMTVMGTVLGLGRVALQYTIEKASSKGLQHTFIARQSDSVGVQMQIAEAALKIETARLHVYQATDDLAEATLHPETLDYALRARVRGLAGYAAQQVLEAIQTLLSVHGSGSFAESNPMQRIWRDANVAARHAGLNTAIGLEVFGKSLLGVPDRISPLV, via the coding sequence ATGCTCGACCGTGACGAGGCGCTGTCGGACTCGCCACGGAACTGGGCCGAATTGGGTGCGGGTGACGCGCTCGTCGACAACGCGCCCGAGTACGCCATCCAGGGCATTGCCGGTGGCGGGCACGTCAACGGGCGCAACTTCGTCGTCGACGGCGGCGCGAGCGTCGTCTTCTCGGGTGTCACCGAAGCTCTCGGTTCGCGGCAGCGTTGTACAGAGGGTGAACGACACGGCGACGGGAGCGGCATGACGACAACGGAGACAACTGCGGTGACCCGCGACGAATTGGTCGACAGGGCACGGGCATTACAGCCGCTGTTGGCCCATCATGCCGGCGACAGTGACATCAACCGACGTTTACCCGATGAGGTGATCGACGCGCTGACACAGGCCTGCCTGTTCCGGTTGATGACCCCGCGTCGCTTCGGCGGCTATGCGGTTTCGTCGCGCACGGTGGTCGAGGTCAGCGAAGCCCTTGCCATGGCTGATGCTTCGGCGGGCTGGGTGGTCGGGCTCAACGCTAATGTCGCATGGGCTGCTGCGCACGGCACCGAGCAGATGCAGCAGGAGATCTTTGGTGCGAACCCGGACGTCAAACTCGCGGGCAGTGGACAGCCGGTGCCGGCACGCCTTGTCGACGGTGGTGTGCAGTTCAGCGGCCGATGGGCGTACGCGTCAGGTTCACCGCACGCCGACTGGGCCGGGGTCGGCGTCGCGGTGGACAAGGCAGACGGTGAGCCGCCCGAAATGATGTTCGCGTTCGTGCCGAGGTCCGAGATGCGTCTGGAGGACACCTGGCACACCGTGGGAATGCGCGGCAGCGGCAGCAACACCTGGGCGGGCGAGGACATTTTCGTGCCCGAGCACCGCCTGATGCCCGTTGGCGGTGTCGTGGAGCCCTCACCGCTTGAGGAAGAACCCGTTTACCGCCTGCCGGTCGGAACAGTGGGGACGATGACCGTCATGGGGACGGTGCTGGGGTTGGGCCGTGTGGCGCTGCAGTACACAATCGAGAAGGCGTCCTCGAAAGGTTTGCAACACACGTTCATCGCTCGCCAGAGCGATTCCGTCGGTGTTCAGATGCAGATCGCCGAGGCGGCGCTGAAGATCGAGACGGCGCGTTTGCACGTCTATCAGGCCACTGACGACCTCGCCGAGGCCACGTTGCACCCGGAGACCCTGGATTACGCGCTGCGTGCCCGGGTGCGCGGGCTCGCCGGTTACGCCGCGCAACAAGTCCTTGAGGCCATCCAGACGCTGCTCAGCGTGCACGGATCAGGGTCGTTTGCGGAATCCAACCCCATGCAACGGATCTGGCGGGACGCCAACGTCGCGGCCAGGCACGCCGGCCTCAACACCGCGATCGGCCTTGAGGTGTTCGGCAAGTCGTTGCTCGGCGTACCGGATCGCATCAGCCCACTGGTCTAG
- a CDS encoding HNH endonuclease: MFESVFDIDPQASEADLRDQIEHLERLKSAAAAAQARAAVLWDRKRRAAEAAVGVAAARRGKGLSTEVALARREAPNAGGRHLGLARALVEEMPHTLAALECGALSEWRATLIVRESACLSPQLRRQLDAELSADPSRFDGWGDARVAAEAKKIACRLDVAAVLDRSAKAEKDRRVTIRPAPDSMTKLTALLPVKHGVAVYAALHQVANTTFDDRTRGQIMADTLVERITGRPAAAPIPVNLNLVMADTTLFGDDEQPAWVAEYGPVPAEVARRMVADATVDENTKAAVRRLYRHPDSGQLVAMEAKARLFPKGLAAFIGLRDQTCRTPYCNAPIRHRDHAVPHRDGGPTNATNGLGTCEACNYAKETPGWTVTTTVTTDGEHVAEYTTPTGAVYRSTAPPLPGPPNNREREHERYRRLVDVGFTVPRVDLDAA, encoded by the coding sequence ATGTTCGAAAGTGTGTTCGATATCGATCCGCAGGCGTCGGAGGCCGACCTGCGGGATCAGATCGAGCATCTCGAACGCCTGAAATCCGCTGCGGCCGCCGCGCAGGCCCGGGCGGCGGTGCTGTGGGACCGGAAACGTCGCGCGGCCGAAGCCGCGGTCGGCGTGGCCGCGGCCAGGCGCGGCAAAGGACTGAGCACCGAGGTCGCCCTGGCCCGCCGCGAGGCCCCCAACGCCGGCGGACGTCACCTCGGTCTGGCGCGGGCCCTGGTCGAGGAAATGCCGCACACGCTGGCCGCTCTCGAATGTGGGGCCCTCTCGGAATGGCGGGCCACCCTGATCGTGCGCGAATCGGCTTGCCTGTCACCGCAACTGCGCCGCCAACTCGACGCCGAACTGTCCGCCGATCCGAGCCGATTCGACGGATGGGGCGATGCCCGCGTCGCGGCCGAGGCCAAGAAGATCGCCTGCCGCCTCGATGTCGCCGCGGTGCTCGACCGCTCGGCCAAAGCCGAAAAAGACCGTCGCGTCACCATTCGGCCCGCGCCGGACTCCATGACCAAACTGACCGCGCTGTTGCCCGTCAAACACGGCGTCGCCGTGTACGCCGCGCTGCACCAGGTCGCCAACACCACCTTCGACGACCGCACCCGCGGCCAGATCATGGCCGACACCCTCGTCGAACGCATCACCGGCCGTCCCGCCGCCGCACCGATACCGGTCAACCTCAACCTGGTGATGGCCGACACCACCCTGTTCGGCGACGACGAACAACCCGCCTGGGTGGCCGAATACGGCCCGGTGCCCGCCGAGGTGGCCCGCCGCATGGTCGCCGACGCCACCGTCGACGAGAACACCAAAGCCGCGGTGCGCCGACTGTACCGGCACCCCGACTCCGGGCAACTGGTCGCGATGGAAGCCAAGGCCAGGCTGTTCCCGAAAGGCCTCGCCGCCTTCATCGGGCTACGGGATCAGACGTGCCGCACCCCGTACTGCAACGCCCCGATCCGCCACCGCGACCACGCCGTCCCGCACCGCGACGGCGGACCCACAAACGCCACCAACGGACTGGGCACCTGCGAAGCCTGCAACTACGCCAAAGAAACCCCCGGCTGGACCGTCACCACCACCGTCACCACTGACGGCGAACACGTCGCCGAATACACCACCCCGACCGGAGCGGTCTACCGCTCGACCGCACCACCGCTACCGGGTCCACCGAACAATCGTGAACGCGAACATGAACGCTACCGCAGGCTGGTCGACGTCGGCTTCACCGTCCCGAGGGTCGACCTCGACGCCGCGTAG
- a CDS encoding DinB family protein: MIEQIRNQFDLAWALADLHLSALSEGDFTWEPAPLVWTVHRDATGVWWPDWADTEPDPIPVPTIAWTTWHMLFWWSTTLAHVGGYPVPERAEIPWPGPEGCVMRIRQLSERWRELLVSLSDADLVVPSVFPWGEGSGRTVADTVLWLNVELTKNAAEIGQLRMLRAAV; the protein is encoded by the coding sequence GTGATCGAGCAGATCCGGAACCAGTTCGACCTGGCATGGGCGCTGGCCGACCTCCATCTGTCCGCGCTTTCTGAGGGCGACTTCACCTGGGAGCCTGCCCCGTTGGTCTGGACGGTGCACCGTGACGCGACCGGCGTCTGGTGGCCCGACTGGGCGGACACCGAACCGGACCCCATTCCCGTCCCGACGATCGCGTGGACGACCTGGCACATGCTCTTCTGGTGGTCGACCACGTTGGCACATGTCGGTGGCTATCCGGTGCCGGAACGTGCCGAGATCCCCTGGCCCGGCCCTGAGGGCTGCGTCATGCGGATCCGTCAGCTCAGTGAGCGATGGCGAGAATTGCTCGTGTCGTTGTCCGACGCCGATCTGGTTGTCCCGTCGGTCTTTCCGTGGGGTGAGGGGTCGGGCCGTACGGTGGCCGACACCGTGTTGTGGTTGAACGTGGAGCTGACCAAGAACGCTGCCGAGATCGGCCAACTGCGGATGCTGCGTGCGGCAGTGTAG
- a CDS encoding thioesterase family protein, with product MIGCHYRRLGVDGEYHLFESTPDTRSNWDESIQHGSPPLALLTKAIEELMAGSGLRVGRLTLDILGAIPVAPVRVRAWVERPGSRISLVVAEMAAARPDGGWRAVAKVSAWLLATSDTNDVATDRHPPLVEGEPADVAHNWVGAPGYLDTVTWRRQVTPVGAAAEVWMSPLTPVVDDEETTALQRLALVVDSANGVGAALDPTEFIFMNTDTTVHLHRLPEGSDFAVRARGSIGPDGVGVTTAEIFDRTGFIGTSAQTLLVMRAP from the coding sequence ATGATCGGTTGCCACTACCGGCGTCTGGGCGTCGACGGTGAGTACCACCTGTTCGAATCGACCCCCGACACCCGCAGCAATTGGGATGAGAGCATCCAGCACGGGTCGCCGCCGCTTGCGCTGCTGACCAAGGCCATCGAGGAGCTCATGGCCGGGTCCGGCCTGCGCGTCGGTCGCCTGACCCTCGACATCCTGGGCGCCATTCCGGTTGCCCCCGTACGGGTTCGGGCCTGGGTGGAGCGTCCCGGTTCCCGCATCTCGCTCGTTGTCGCGGAGATGGCCGCGGCACGCCCCGACGGTGGGTGGCGTGCGGTGGCCAAGGTCAGCGCATGGCTGCTGGCCACCAGCGACACCAACGACGTCGCCACCGACCGTCATCCGCCGCTGGTCGAGGGTGAGCCTGCTGACGTCGCCCACAACTGGGTGGGCGCGCCCGGGTACCTCGACACGGTGACGTGGCGGCGCCAGGTCACACCTGTCGGCGCGGCGGCCGAGGTGTGGATGAGCCCGCTGACCCCGGTGGTCGACGACGAGGAGACGACGGCCCTGCAGCGGCTGGCGTTGGTGGTCGATTCGGCGAACGGCGTTGGTGCGGCCCTCGATCCGACGGAGTTCATCTTCATGAACACCGACACCACGGTTCATCTGCACCGTCTGCCGGAGGGCTCGGATTTCGCGGTCCGGGCCCGCGGGTCGATCGGCCCGGACGGCGTCGGGGTGACGACGGCCGAGATCTTCGATCGCACCGGTTTCATCGGGACCTCGGCACAGACGCTGCTGGTCATGCGCGCACCGTGA
- a CDS encoding RecB family exonuclease — MSDEPVRGAAGRRRPALSPSRASDFKQCPLLYRFRAIDRLPEPRSTAQLRGTLVHAALEDLYGLPSHERVPDTAMRLVEPAWDRVAAADPELASLADRDVLLREAKALLTGYYRLEDPTRFDPQCCEQLIEVELADGTLLRGYVDRIDVAPTGEVRVVDYKTGKAPAAARELAEFKALFQMKFYAVALLRSRAVMPARLRLLYLADGQVLDYSPEHDELLRFERTLVAIWKAIQAAGASGNFRPNPSRLCSWCAHQALCPAFGGTPPPYPGWPEQIDDGDPDAVLQEIGAA, encoded by the coding sequence ATGAGTGACGAACCCGTGCGCGGCGCCGCCGGCCGGCGCCGGCCGGCCCTGTCACCGTCGCGCGCGAGTGATTTCAAGCAATGCCCGCTGCTGTACCGGTTCCGCGCCATCGACCGGCTGCCGGAGCCACGGTCCACAGCACAGCTGCGCGGCACCCTCGTGCACGCGGCGCTGGAGGACCTGTACGGCCTGCCCTCGCACGAGCGGGTGCCCGACACTGCGATGCGCCTCGTCGAGCCGGCGTGGGACCGCGTGGCAGCCGCCGATCCCGAGCTCGCGTCCCTCGCTGACCGCGACGTACTCCTGCGCGAGGCCAAGGCGTTGCTCACGGGCTACTACCGGTTGGAGGACCCCACCCGGTTCGACCCGCAGTGCTGCGAGCAACTCATCGAGGTCGAACTCGCCGACGGCACGCTGCTGCGCGGTTACGTCGACCGCATCGATGTCGCGCCTACCGGCGAGGTTCGCGTTGTCGACTACAAGACCGGCAAGGCCCCTGCGGCCGCGCGCGAGCTCGCCGAGTTCAAGGCGTTGTTCCAGATGAAGTTCTACGCCGTGGCGCTGCTGCGGTCGCGTGCGGTGATGCCGGCCCGGTTGCGGCTGCTGTATCTGGCCGACGGGCAGGTGCTCGACTACTCCCCCGAGCACGACGAGTTGCTGCGGTTCGAGCGCACCCTCGTCGCGATCTGGAAGGCCATTCAGGCCGCCGGCGCAAGCGGGAACTTCCGGCCCAATCCGTCCCGCCTGTGTTCCTGGTGTGCGCACCAGGCGCTGTGCCCGGCGTTCGGGGGTACCCCGCCGCCGTACCCGGGCTGGCCCGAGCAGATCGATGACGGTGACCCCGACGCGGTTCTCCAGGAGATCGGCGCCGCATGA
- a CDS encoding tRNA (adenine-N1)-methyltransferase, with the protein MAGHRPTGPFAEGDRVQLTDAKGRHYTMVLNHGGEFHTHRGIIAFDDVIGLPEGSVVKSTNGDQFLVLRPLLVDYVMSMPRGAQVIYPKDAAQIVHEGDIFPGARVLEAGAGSGALTCSLLRAVGPEGSVTSYEVRDDHAVHAERNVVTFFGERPSNWNLVIGDVSDYSGPEMDRVVLDMLAPWEVLPAVSRALVAGGVLMIYVATVTQLSRAVEALREQQCWTEPRAWESMQRGWHVVGLAVRPQHTMRGHTAFLISARKLAPGAVAPMPLRRKRQIGGGI; encoded by the coding sequence GTGGCAGGACACAGACCGACCGGGCCGTTCGCTGAGGGTGATCGCGTGCAACTCACCGACGCGAAGGGCAGGCACTACACGATGGTGCTCAACCACGGCGGCGAGTTCCACACCCATCGCGGGATCATCGCGTTCGACGACGTGATCGGATTGCCCGAGGGCAGCGTCGTCAAGTCCACCAACGGAGACCAGTTCCTGGTGCTGCGGCCCCTGCTGGTCGATTACGTGATGTCCATGCCGCGCGGCGCCCAGGTCATCTACCCGAAGGACGCCGCCCAGATCGTCCACGAGGGCGACATCTTCCCCGGTGCGCGCGTGCTCGAGGCCGGCGCCGGTTCCGGCGCGCTGACGTGTTCGCTGCTGCGCGCCGTCGGTCCGGAGGGCAGCGTGACCTCCTACGAGGTGCGCGACGACCACGCCGTGCACGCCGAGCGCAACGTCGTCACGTTCTTCGGTGAGCGGCCATCCAACTGGAATCTGGTGATCGGCGACGTGTCCGACTACTCCGGCCCCGAGATGGACCGCGTGGTGCTCGACATGCTGGCGCCGTGGGAGGTGCTGCCCGCGGTTTCCCGCGCGCTGGTCGCCGGCGGCGTGCTGATGATCTACGTCGCCACCGTCACGCAGCTGTCGCGGGCCGTGGAGGCCCTGCGGGAGCAGCAGTGCTGGACCGAGCCGCGCGCCTGGGAGAGCATGCAGCGCGGCTGGCACGTGGTGGGTCTGGCGGTACGGCCGCAGCACACCATGCGCGGTCACACGGCGTTTCTGATCAGTGCTCGCAAACTCGCACCGGGCGCGGTTGCGCCCATGCCGTTGCGCCGGAAACGTCAAATAGGCGGCGGGATCTAG
- a CDS encoding DUF503 domain-containing protein gives MWIGWLECDVLLGDVRSLKQKRSVIRPVIAELRRKLVVSAAETGMQDLHRRSGIGVAVVAADRAHVVELLDAAERMVAAHPELELLSTRRGLHRSDD, from the coding sequence ATGTGGATCGGGTGGCTGGAGTGCGATGTGCTGCTCGGTGATGTGCGCTCCCTCAAGCAGAAGCGCTCGGTGATCCGGCCGGTGATCGCCGAGCTGCGACGCAAGCTCGTCGTGTCGGCGGCCGAGACCGGCATGCAGGACCTGCACCGGCGTTCCGGTATCGGTGTCGCCGTGGTGGCCGCCGACCGCGCGCACGTCGTCGAGCTGCTCGACGCCGCCGAGCGAATGGTGGCCGCACATCCGGAGCTGGAGTTGCTGTCCACGCGGCGTGGGCTGCACCGCAGCGACGACTAG
- the arc gene encoding proteasome ATPase: MSESERSEGYPEGAAGSGSGSLSSDDAAELEALRREAAMLREQLENAVGPQSGLRSARDVHQLEARIDSLAARNAKLMDTLKEARQQLLALREEVDRLGQPPSGYGVLLGTHDDDTVDVFTSGRKMRLTCSPNIDVKELKQGQTVRLNEALTVVEAGNFEAVGEISTLREILADGHRALVVGHADEERIVWLAEPLVAARDLPEEPSDYFDDSRPRKLRPGDSLLVDTKAGYAFERIPKAEVEDLVLEEVPDVSYNDIGGLGRQIEQIRDAVELPFLHKDLYKEYSLRPPKGVLLYGPPGCGKTLIAKAVANSLAKKMAEVRGDDAREAKSYFLNIKGPELLNKFVGETERHIRLIFQRAREKASEGTPVIVFFDEMDSIFRTRGTGVSSDVETTVVPQLLSEIDGVEGLENVIVIGASNREDMIDPAILRPGRLDVKIKIERPDAEAAQDIFSKYLTEDLPVHADDLAEFNGDRALCIKAMIEKVVDRMYAEIDDNRFLEVTYANGDKEVMYFKDFNSGAMIQNVVDRAKKYAIKSVLETGQKGLRIQHLLDSIVDEFAENEDLPNTTNPDDWARISGKKGERIVYIRTLVTGKSSSASRAIDTESNLGQYL, encoded by the coding sequence ATGAGTGAGTCAGAGCGTTCGGAAGGTTATCCCGAGGGTGCCGCTGGGTCCGGATCGGGATCCCTCTCCAGCGACGATGCCGCCGAGCTGGAGGCATTGCGCCGGGAGGCCGCGATGCTGCGCGAGCAACTGGAAAACGCAGTGGGCCCGCAGAGTGGTTTGCGAAGTGCCCGAGACGTACATCAGCTTGAAGCGCGGATCGACTCCCTTGCGGCCCGCAATGCCAAGTTGATGGACACCCTCAAGGAAGCCCGCCAGCAGTTGCTCGCCCTGCGCGAGGAAGTCGACCGCCTCGGTCAGCCCCCGAGCGGATACGGCGTGCTGCTGGGTACGCACGACGACGACACGGTCGACGTGTTCACGTCGGGCCGCAAGATGCGGCTGACTTGCTCACCGAACATCGACGTCAAGGAGCTCAAGCAGGGCCAGACGGTCCGCCTCAACGAGGCGCTGACCGTGGTGGAGGCGGGCAACTTCGAGGCCGTGGGTGAGATCAGCACGCTGCGCGAGATCCTGGCCGACGGGCACCGCGCACTCGTGGTGGGTCATGCCGACGAGGAGCGCATCGTCTGGTTGGCCGAACCGCTGGTGGCTGCCAGGGATCTGCCTGAGGAGCCGAGCGACTACTTCGACGACAGCCGCCCGCGCAAGCTGCGCCCCGGCGACTCGCTTCTGGTCGACACCAAGGCCGGCTACGCGTTCGAGCGCATCCCCAAGGCCGAGGTCGAGGACCTCGTGCTCGAAGAGGTGCCAGATGTCAGCTACAACGACATCGGCGGTCTGGGTCGCCAGATCGAGCAGATCCGCGATGCGGTCGAGCTGCCGTTCCTGCACAAGGACCTCTACAAGGAGTACTCGCTGCGTCCGCCCAAGGGCGTGCTGCTCTACGGTCCGCCCGGTTGCGGTAAGACGCTGATCGCCAAGGCCGTCGCCAACTCCCTCGCGAAGAAGATGGCCGAGGTCCGCGGCGACGACGCCCGCGAGGCCAAGAGCTACTTCCTCAACATCAAGGGCCCCGAGCTGCTGAACAAGTTCGTCGGTGAGACCGAGCGTCACATCCGGCTGATCTTCCAGCGCGCGCGGGAGAAGGCGTCCGAGGGCACCCCGGTGATCGTGTTCTTCGACGAGATGGACTCGATCTTCCGCACCCGCGGCACCGGCGTGAGCTCCGACGTGGAGACGACGGTTGTGCCGCAGCTCCTTTCGGAGATCGACGGTGTCGAGGGTCTGGAGAACGTCATCGTGATCGGCGCCTCCAACCGCGAGGACATGATCGACCCGGCGATCCTGCGGCCCGGCCGCCTGGACGTCAAGATCAAGATCGAGCGTCCGGACGCCGAAGCCGCGCAGGACATCTTCAGCAAGTACCTCACCGAGGACCTGCCGGTGCACGCCGACGATCTCGCGGAGTTCAACGGCGACCGTGCGCTGTGCATCAAGGCGATGATCGAGAAGGTCGTCGACCGGATGTACGCCGAGATCGACGACAACCGGTTCCTCGAGGTGACCTACGCCAACGGCGACAAGGAGGTCATGTACTTCAAGGACTTCAACTCGGGCGCGATGATCCAGAACGTCGTCGACCGGGCCAAGAAGTACGCGATCAAGTCGGTGCTGGAAACCGGCCAGAAAGGTCTGCGGATCCAGCATCTGCTGGACTCGATCGTCGACGAGTTCGCCGAGAACGAGGACCTGCCCAACACCACGAATCCCGATGACTGGGCCAGGATCTCGGGCAAGAAGGGCGAGCGGATCGTCTACATCCGCACGCTGGTCACCGGGAAGAGCTCGAGTGCGTCGCGGGCGATCGACACCGAGAGCAACCTCGGCCAGTACCTGTAG